In the genome of Etheostoma cragini isolate CJK2018 chromosome 5, CSU_Ecrag_1.0, whole genome shotgun sequence, the window TTCCATTTGATCTTAGAACTaggtaggcctgcacaattagtTGTTATAAAATTGCAATCTTAATTCACCCTTTTcacaataaacattttaaataaccttgattattttttttatttcatttttggacattggtTCTCAATAATTTTACAAGCTGACTGCTCAACAAACTACTTTCTTccgtgagttttaaacagactgtataaaatggGTTTTAAAGAGCTCCCAAGCTCTGCAATGCTCTCACTTCTCTTAATTGAAGCCTCTGTGTtcacaggcttgtggtgatgtaCAATGTGCTCTAGGTTCCAAAAAATCAGTTTGGTActtccaatttgttttgtcatggtcaacaaaatcgtggcagagaatcgtaatatcaattctaagcaaaagaAGTCGTGATTCCTATTTTTCCTTGAATTGTGCAGGCCTCAGAACCCAGATTTTTCAAGGTCAACGTCGGAAACATGCCCCCTTGAGCTCTTCTCAGAACTCAGACATCCTGAGTTCCCCAAGCTCAAAATCCTAAATTGTTGCCCAATACATCAACAGCATTGAAACctgtagtaacatacagttattagcacttctgtcttatttgtgtcacACTAAATCAGTCATACACACAGGTCTGTCCAACTTCtctctgtggacatgttgctaGGGtatttgtatgcacaaaaaaacaacgtaATGCGCTGTTATCAAAGGTTATTGCTGACAATGGCTAACTTTTATAGAGCTAACCCCACAATTGTAAATGGAACGCATTCAACTTGGGTGTGATGTCATTTCCAGCTTTGaggtaaatggaacgcactataTCCTGAAACAAGCAGGAGGTCCTTGAATGTAGTCTGTGTGTATTGTTAGCAGACACAGGCAGGTCATTTAAGCAGCCCTGGATATGGAAACAAGTTTGATTTGGCCTCTTGGTTTTGGATAAAACATGTTTGGGAAGAAATTCttaatgtttgtatttgttagtccctgtatttttgtttcccctGACTGTGAAGACTTGGATaacaattttcaaaagacaAACATATTTGTTAATTATTGTTGTCTGTGTGATTTCAATATTACCCTAGAGCGTAACCATATATCTGgtttaatttcagaaaaatcACCTCCATGGTCAGAAGAGGAATGCAAGAACTTTGAGCATGCACTACAGATGTATGACAAGAATTTTCACCTCATACAGAAACATAAAGTGAGTCTTATTTCATAATCTTACGAGATTCCCCTTTCAGACGAGAATGAGAAAGTACACATATGAAGCCGTGAAAGTTTCTCATCCATTTTCCAATTACTGTTTTCCCCCACTCAGGTCACAACACGAACAGTAGCTGAATGTGTGGCGTTTTACTACATGTGGAAAAAGTCTGAGCGCTTTGACTTCTTTGTGCAGCAAAATCGGTTTGGGAAGAAAAAGTATAGCTGCTATCCTGGTGTAACGTAAGTGGCAGAAGAATccgttaaaggtgctctaagtgatgtcatACATGTTTAGGctagaacatttgttgtcacatacagcaaactgTTGCGGTaagtgcgcggaagcacagaagggagggggagtggatgggaggagggaggggcaagctagtctcgttataacgtcaacaagaagtaatgtcactcaacatcgcttagagcaccttttaatttgttgtattcTCTTTTGTGGTTTTGCTTATGTTTAATACAATGagaatgacaaaaatgaaactTACATTATTCTGTGTATCCAGTGACCTGATGGACCGGCTAGTGGATGAAGCGGAGGGACTAGCAGTGGACAGTTCCTCCTCTGTGTGTTCAGGAGCAGGTGGAGGAGGACGGCTGGAGGCCACCACCGACCAACAGCTCAGTCTGCTGAACTCCATCACTGCCAGCGACCTCACAGGTCAGTAATGGGACTTAattctgccatttttttttttcaagttactataaagatttttttgcatACTATACAATTGCTTTTAAATGGCATTTGTTACAGCATACTAGTTTGTGAAATTTTTATTCCATACTATTAAAATTGTTCATACCAGTAGCATTGATCCGAAAAAGTAATTTTGATCATATAAAACTAAGTGTATCCATCTGCGGCCTGCAAGAACCTTCAAGTTAGGCCCCCTTCAGTTTTGACGTTAGCCCCTTTCaagctgtgattggctagtGCTTGCCTCGACGCATCCCTGTGATTGGATGCTATGTGGAATTATGAGTGCATCAGTTCAGCCACGTTAGCTTACTAGCGTGGCTTGCTGGCTTTTACCATGCATTCATGCTACGCTGATTACAGGAAACGTGCCGAGTAAAGTTGTCATCTGGCAACTGGTAGTTCGGTTTTATTCATTTAGCGGCTGGCTAGTTATCTAGCATGCTAATTCCACTGGGCTTTAATGCTACACTGGTTACAGAAAATAAGCAGTtatactgtttttgtgttttctcctatttaaatgtgtttttcatagAGTTTTTGTAACATTGTTCAGCCGACAACATGTTGGGGCTGGAAGGAGAGGAGTTCTCCCTATGCCCCCCTCCCTCTGGTCACGGAGACCCAGGCATGTGTGTCCGAGGTCTGAACACAGACTTGAACCAGTCTGGCTGACCAGAAATTAATTCTTCTTTGACGCTCTAAAGCAGTAGCCTACACATCAAGTGGCATTCTGCTGTCCCTAGCAACTACTGTTTTGAGGCAATGAAGAATCATTTATTCCCTTTTTGGTCTGCTAACTCGGAGTGTAACGTACAGGTACAGTGCTGGGTATTGATAGAATACCGctttaatgttaattttgttAGGGGAATTTCAGTTAAAATAACTATATAAAAAATTGGATATAAAAACGTTACTCTATCCTATTAATcaatattcaattaaattgtatttatatagcgccaaatcacaacaaccgTTATCGTTTTTCACAAAAGAGCAGGTGTAGACCGTAGTCTGTGATGTTATacacagaaacccaacaattcccaccaagagcaagccctagacaacagaggcaaggacaaactttcttttaagaggcagaaaccttgagcagAACGATGGCTCAGGGCGgacggtcatctgcctcgaccagttgggggtgagagaaagagacagagagacagagagagagagagtgtgtgactgactgactgactgactgactgactgactgactgaattaattaattaattaattaattaattaattaattgtagCGGAAGGTGTAGAGCAGGAACGTGGAGGCAGCAGCTGACTCCAACCCCAGAttcagactccacagctccagagccagaaacaccttcAAGAAACAATAGGAGATAGGATATCACTCACTCAAACCAATAGAATTGGAGACTTGACCATTTTAACCCAACCCTATTCAGGAAACATTATTCAGAGCTGGTGTTTGTAAGATATTTCCAAATTGCTGACATTTTGCTCTGGAAAATCCCACCAGTAACACGGCGATGTGCACAGTATGCAAGGCTTTACTTTTGAGGGGTGCCActagtgtttttgttgttgttgcactgCTGTTGTATACTCTTACTTtactatttaacattttgaatgcctttttgtttttgcataatTATGGCTGCAAACTAACagtcttttaaaataattatttattactaggttatgtatttttgttctttttcagttaTGACTGTCAAACTTATAAAGTTATTTGGCATTCATTCTCTATatgtatttgttcatgttttacaaagggTTTACCTGAGCCAGGCCATACAACAATGATAgtaatcatatcacatccatgcAGGGTTAGTAGAATAcagatgttaaaaaatatatataattactcattatatattttattttttacgcACTGGTATCAGACCGGTAATCTGTattggccgatacgcaagttcaggtatcggaaTCGATATCAGGAGGGAAAAAATGGAACATCTTTACATatagacatttcatttttatggcataatgtactgtaactataaaattacatttttataacaattttatgaaatactaaactatgacttctTAATCACATTACATGTAGCATTTTTATGACACTCTATGATATGGCATACTATGTgatgattttttgacatttatggCATGCTGTACCATGAGGACCAATTTAGGGAGCCAGTGTGGTTGAGGCCCGCACAGGAAaagtgcacaaaaaaacaaaattgcctTTCCATCTCtgttataaatgaaaaaaagtgcCTCAAAAGTTCTTTATTTTACTCAGTAATGTGTGTCTGAACCCTGTTCCATGTTAATTGAGTGTCCTGTCTCTTTGCAGCTTTGAGCAACACTGTAGCCACAGTGTGCAACCCTGCAGAGGTTGGTTGCATGGACTCCTACAGCTTTCCCCCACTGGAAAGTCTCCATCGTGGTTCTCTGAACCACGACGAATCCCTTGGGTTCCCTTCCAATGGCGCAGACAACGACTGCCTCAACATGCTCGACGCTGGCTTCTACCACTCTGACCTGGGCCAGCTAGGAGGAGTGTGTGTCAACAAGGACTGCGAGCGGCCCTCCAAGAGACTCAAGATGGCCCTGCCTGACTCCTTTATCAATGACGTGTCTGTGGGTAACCTTGGAATGGACTTTGATGCACGACGGACAACGACGCACCACCATCGAATCACCGGCGCAAAAATGGCGGTGTCCGTCACAGACTTTGGGAGTATGGCTGGCAGCGGCGAGCCCAACGGTTTTCTGGGAGCACATGCACGGCATCACACGCAGCACACTGCAGCACTTCAGTCAGAGTGATCTTCCTCCTCTACATCCTTTTGTTCTTCCCTTTTGAAAAACCTTATCCCGCTTGTGCATAAGACTGACCTCACTGGAGATTccaatttgttttaattctattataaatatatatatatatatatatatatatatatatacttttttgttttcattttttgtttaatatgacATCAGTGATGTCTATCATATAGAACTAAAATCTTGATTTCTCTCAAGAGTTTATATAgccatttattttattctcgTTTTGCGATGAGTCTTGAGATGTGTAACGTCCATGTACAGTGGGGCCCAGTGGCTGCAGTAGGAGAGTTGTGTATCTTCCTTCCTCGTATCCTCACACAACATCTTCAGATCTAGAGTATGTTTACTTGCCATTCTTTTCAGCTGCCAAAATTGACTCAGTTTTCTGTGTCAGTATTTAGttgcttgtctttgttgtttgaagtggtactttcttttttaattagtgTTTGGTTTACAGGTACTTTCTAGTAACCAGGCTGGTGCAAATGGTTTTATTTGTCCCCAAATAAACCTTGCTAGATATTGTATGAAGAGCAACACTAGCATGGAGAAGAGCTTGGAGAACATGAAGTGTGCTGGCTTCAGCGGCTAAGGCCTTCgagtttggttttcttttctttctttttttttcctatcaaAGCTTGTCTGCAGTTGGTCTGCTTGCTTACTTCTAAACTGTTCAGAGTGGCCATGTTGGAACATGTGAATGTTTGACTATTATTTATCCAATTTGGGTTAAATCCAAATTATAGATactgataatttttttaattaacacttTTAAACAGCTGATGAAGAATACCTGTGCAAAATAGCATAACGGGAGTCTCCTTGTTTTACAGAGATAttaagttttcttttgaaatcCTGCTCCTTATAGGAGGGTATCAATCAGACAAGCAAACCATAATAATATTGTAATGCTAAGATATTGGTTAGGTTCATAATCATTTAAACGTAGACCTCATCAGGCACTGTAAAGTGTGTATTTATTACATATACTTTTACCTTTTGagcttttatttaatcatttcattGATGCTATACTTAGGAGAGTTTAGTTGTATGTGCCCTTCAGTTGTAGGAAAAATTAAAGTTAGATTTTGCTCCAAAATCAAGTAATGCAATTTTCAGACCACTTAGCAAGCTCGGGTAAACCTGCTAGCAGTATTATCTCTTTATTTTAAGCCACTCAGattttgtatttaacctctgccTAACCCGTACTGACTAGAGAATGCCTTGTCTAATCTAGTCAAGTTTTTGGAGTCTAGTAGCAGAAATGGAGCTCTTGTCTCTTGACTGAAGTCCATAATTGtgaattgtaaaatgtttagCGGGTCATTGTCAGTTTATTGGAAGCAGTAGTGTTTACTTAATTTATCTATGCATTGTGCTTATGAATAATTGGTTTGTTTCAGGGGTACATCATGTATGTCATGTCCATAGATTCAGTAACTTACCAATGTGTGTACAGACAGGATTCATGCTTATAAACCATTATTAAGTATGATCAAGTTATTAATTTTCCAAGGCCAGCATCAGAGAAGATCTTCACTTCTActttcatgtaaataattaGCAAATAGCCTTTAAAAAGTCTATAAATGACCTCTTACACTTGTTGATACAAAGGTTTTAATTTGATTCCTTGTCAAAAGGCAATAATTTGTAGATATGTACAGATATTTTGGGTTTTGCATTTTACCAGTTGACTTggtgtttatattttgtttgtctttttggaaAGTCATGACCCCCAGAACACAGCTGAAACCGCGCATGCCAGCTGTGTCTGTTTCTCAAGTGTACCACTGAAAACGGCTTTACCCGAAGACCTATTGATATTACTCAACGTTGCAATTTTGCCTTCAAAACTTGCAGCCATGTGTAAAAGACactcatctttcttttcttatttttttttttcatttacatgtctATATTTGTCTTGATGGTAAAGGGATGGCTGCTGCTCTAAGTATGTGGAGAGCTAGTTTCTCTTTTAATGCAATGTGCATAATGCAGTAGGTCCTCCAAGCTCTTCTAGCTTTAGCAGTGCAGTGGTATTTATTTCACCTGTGGTTTGTACAAAGACTCAGAAAAACTGTCAGAATGTAAAGGCCATTAAGTAATAGAAGTAGGTTTTTCACCACCCTGTGAACTCTcgaaaatgtgatattttatcGAAATCTCTGGTATGAGACTTGTGTGTGCAAGAAA includes:
- the mier3b gene encoding mesoderm induction early response protein 3 isoform X1; amino-acid sequence: MAEASLGSSSPVGSLSSEDHDFDPTAEMLVHEYDDERTLEEEESLDGGRNFSSEIADLEKEGNMPLEELFAIYRYEASAGSSIDSSSGDLTDELPDMTLDKEEIAKDLLSGDYEEETQSSADDLTPSVTSHEATDFFPRTLRSNAVSDGDKESECDEDGPSPEDSRKEIMVGSHYQAEVPSGLCHYKDGEKVYEDEDELLWSPGILPENKVRTFLSDVLSRTSDEKTVCDKPWMHVRDNEQALRELVKCNYNTREALERHCSRLKSSKEKSPPWSEEECKNFEHALQMYDKNFHLIQKHKVTTRTVAECVAFYYMWKKSERFDFFVQQNRFGKKKYSCYPGVTDLMDRLVDEAEGLAVDSSSSVCSGAGGGGRLEATTDQQLSLLNSITASDLTALSNTVATVCNPAEVGCMDSYSFPPLESLHRGSLNHDESLGFPSNGADNDCLNMLDAGFYHSDLGQLGGVCVNKDCERPSKRLKMALPDSFINDVSVGNLGMDFDARRTTTHHHRITGAKMAVSVTDFGSMAGSGEPNGFLGAHARHHTQHTAALQSE
- the mier3b gene encoding mesoderm induction early response protein 3 isoform X2 is translated as MLVHEYDDERTLEEEESLDGGRNFSSEIADLEKEGNMPLEELFAIYRYEASAGSSIDSSSGDLTDELPDMTLDKEEIAKDLLSGDYEEETQSSADDLTPSVTSHEATDFFPRTLRSNAVSDGDKESECDEDGPSPEDSRKEIMVGSHYQAEVPSGLCHYKDGEKVYEDEDELLWSPGILPENKVRTFLSDVLSRTSDEKTVCDKPWMHVRDNEQALRELVKCNYNTREALERHCSRLKSSKEKSPPWSEEECKNFEHALQMYDKNFHLIQKHKVTTRTVAECVAFYYMWKKSERFDFFVQQNRFGKKKYSCYPGVTDLMDRLVDEAEGLAVDSSSSVCSGAGGGGRLEATTDQQLSLLNSITASDLTALSNTVATVCNPAEVGCMDSYSFPPLESLHRGSLNHDESLGFPSNGADNDCLNMLDAGFYHSDLGQLGGVCVNKDCERPSKRLKMALPDSFINDVSVGNLGMDFDARRTTTHHHRITGAKMAVSVTDFGSMAGSGEPNGFLGAHARHHTQHTAALQSE